The sequence GCCTTTAAATTCAGCTGCAACATTATCAACACGGACTGTTATACCCGGAACCAATTGTGGGGTGCCGTCAGCAGTTCCGCTGAAGGAAATTTCACCTGCCTTGCTGATATCAAGCGCTGCCCTGGACAGTGATTCCGCCTCCCTTGTGTTGCAGACAGGCATATCCACCAGCTGTTTTTCAGTTGCAAGATGTTCAGCATTTTTACTTAACTGAAAATCAATATAGGCGCCTGTGACAGACTCTGTAATTTTACTGCCGTTAAGCTCTGCCAAAAAAGGGTTCCATCCATTTGTGTAAACAGATTTTAATGAACGGGAACTGTTTACTTCAAAACGGCATTCATGGAGGTTCTGGCCGGCAGTAAGATTAAAATCAGGATCAGAAACACAAAGATCAAAAACGTTAATGCTGTTTTGATGATAGAAGAAAAAACATCCTGAATCACGGCAGATTCTGGTAACAAAATCAATATCGCTTTCATTAAACTGAACCACTCTTTCCCATTCGGTAAGGGCGCTTTTTTCCACTACCGGAATATCACACATCTCTTTAAAAATGTCTGAGGCCGTCACTTGAGTATACGTTGTTGTATGCTGTGTTTTACAGAGAGCAATAAGAGGGTCATACCCCCGTATTGATGTTGTAATAACGCCTTGGGGGCCGTAATAATACTCAATTGCCGTAAAAATACCTTTAAAAAGAGGTTCTGCCTCACCCCGGATAGTAACTGCAAACTCCGAACCGGGAACCAGACTGTCAGAAGCAACAACCGGCCCTTCATTATCTGAAAATTCTATCTCACAGACAGATGGAACACAAAGTTTTTGAATAACGGTAATCCCCGTTATTTTTTTTACAATGCCTGGGAACAGTGGTGCACCGTTTATTTCAATATCTATATCAGGAAGTGTTGTTAATATTTTCATAAAAGTTTTGTCAGTGCCTCTATGGGTGGAATTTTTAATAATTTATTTTCATAGTGTTGCGCAATGTCCGTAATACCGTTAAATGATGCAAGTATACGCCACAGAGATGGTGTGTTGTAATAACGGTCGGCAATGGCATCCAGTCTGTCATTCAAGATCGTAATAATTGATTCGTTTTCCAGCGCTTCAAGGATATCAGACTGCTGATAGGGAGAGGTTATGTCCAGTGCGTCAATAAGGTCGGCAGAATTGTTGATTAACCAGATTAGTTTTTCAATCAGATCAGAGATGGTAAACTCATCTTTAATTCTTCGTAACCGTAACGTTACCCAGGAACGTCTTGGCACACCACTCTTTGTAAAGTAATCAAGCCGTTCTGCAATATCCGTTATTACGCCGGGAATATTCCAGTTTTTGCCCCAGATCATCCTTACTGTTTTAGGACCTTTGGACCCGAACCCTCCGTATTTGTTTTCCGCCATTTCAAAAAAGGGCGCAGTAAAGTCTCTTACGTCACCGGAGATCAGCCCTGATCCTCTGATAGTAATGTCAAAAAGCAGTTCCATCTCAATATAAGTTACGCCTCCGCCGGTATAAAGCAGCGGCATATCGCTCTGGTTATAGCCTGAAATATGCCCGCCGATGGATTCCCGTTCTTTTACACCCGCACTTCTTTTAATGGTAACTGTTTCAGGATTCAGCATGCAGCTGATTCTTAGGTCATCCGGTTCCGTTAAAAATGCTACACGCTCCATAAGCCCCCTTTCTGTTCTGTTTCAAGGATTGTAATTCGTTCTGAAACGTTAATTGCCGGGTTGTATTTCCAGGCAGGAGGAGTGATTTCAGGCAGTTTGGGCCAGACACCCTTTGACGCAGATGTGTGAGTCTCTGCACTTGTTTTTATTTCAGAGTTCATAGTTTGTATGTTTTCAATATAACTATGGGGCTTTTGTCGGTTTTGGTTGTCCTTAGTGTTTAAAACCTGTTTTTCAATAAGCCTGAAATGCGTATCAGTATCAGTTTTTTTATCCCTGTTTAAGAGCCTTTTTGTTTTGGTTTGAATACCGGATTTTCTATTGGATTTAAAATTTGCACCACGTTTTTCAGATTTTATACGAAAGTCAAAATCACCTTTTGAATTACTTTCATATTGCGCTGTGGGTTGAGTCTGGGTGTTGATCGGCCAGGTTGGCCCATGGCTGTCATAAAAAATGGTTTTTGGTTTAGTTTTATTGTTTAAAAATGTTTTGTCAGTCTTAACTGACCCAGGCTTCTTTAGGTTGGCAAAAGGTTCATCAATTTCCTTTGACAAAATAGTGCTTTGGGGGGATGTCTTTTTTAAAAAAACGTTCGTAGAATCTGGTTTTTTTTCTATAAAATTGGGCGGTGTTTCTTTTCGGCTGTAGTCTTGTTTCCAACCTCTCTCGGGGGTGTTCTGAAATTCAGAAACTATATGTTCTTTTGTCCCCGGATGTATCCATGTCTTTGTTATTTTGTTGAATATACGATTTTCTTTTTTTTTTGTAAAAGCGTTCTGGGCATCATCGTTTATATGTTCAGTGGGTTTAAACGTATAATGAACATCTGTTTCTTTTTTGCTGACAGGGTCATCCGGTGTGTTAACGTGTCCGGTATCTGTTGTAAGGCCTGTGTGGTCGCTCCAGGCAAACCATTGAACCTCTCCTGCTGCAGCTATCTTTTCTGCCCACTCAGCAGGAGGCGCATTAGAAGTTAAAAAAGGTGCGGATTCATTTTGAAAAACCATCGCGTCTTTATTTACGGATGATGTTTCAACAAATTTATAAATTAAATCCGAGGCTTTTTTTAACAGCGTTGCAGTAAAAAAAGCCAGTTTTATTCCAGCGTTACTTTTTATCACCATTTCCACCACTTTGACCTGCACGCTGGAGCGCTTCATATACAAGGGTTACGCTTTCTATTGCGATTTCTTTTCCCATTGCATCAAGTTCAGCACCTGTCCATTCCGAGGCCCATGCATTGATCAGGTCCCATTGCATCACAGGCAGGCTTCCTGCGCTGTCCAGCAGCTGGATCGAGACATTTTTTCGTTCAATATTTCCGTTAACACCACTCATAAACCAGTCCCATAAAACCCTGGAATCCGTAAGACCGTATTTAAGTTCAATATCTCCATATTCAACCGGACCGGGTATTTTTCTCACAACCTGATTGTTACCTGCTTCCCGGTATGAAATGCTTTCTATTTTAACACCCATACCGCTGCATTCCATAAAGTGCCCTTCGGTCATGTCACCGATTAACAGTTTGAAATTATATGATCTGTAAGGATCTTGAACAGCCATGGTTTTATCGTTTTTGTCATTTGCCGGCATATTTTATCTCCTTTTTTGTCGTTTATTCTTCTTCACTTGTTTCTATACCGCCTTCAGACTGTCCTATTTTAAAGATGACAAACTCAGCGGGTTTTACAGGGGCGATGCCTATAACCGTCACGACCATTCCGGCATTGATCATATCAGAAGGATTGGTTTCCCCATCACACTTAACAAAAAATGCTTCTTCCGGCGTAGTGCCTTTAAGTGCACCCTGTCTCCAGAGCATGGTTAGAAAAGCGGATACATCCCGTTTAATGGAATTCCATAAGGTTGCATCATTGGGTTCAAAAACCACCCACTGTGTGCTTCTGGCAATGGATTCTTCAATCATGTTAAAAAGGCGCCTTACGTTAATGTACTTCCATTCGCTGCTGCTTTCAGCAAGGGTTCTGGCTCCCCATACCCTGATTCCCTGACCCGGGAAAAACCGAATGCAGTTCACGCCGTTAATGTTCAGCTCTCCTTGTTCCTCACGGGTGACACGGTAAGCAAGATCCAGAGCACCCCGGATCGGTTCATTGGCCGGTGCCTTATGAACGCCCCTTGTGGAATCAACCCTTGCGTATATTCCTGCGATGTGCCCTGAAGGCGGGACTGTAACCATTTTTTTAGGTGAAAGCGGATCTTTTACAACAAGCCAAGGAAAATAAAATGCGCCAAAACCGCTGTCCGATGTTCTGGCACGCAGCCCTTTTTCTTTAGGCGCCGGCGCGGCGGGACTATCATCCGAACCATCACTTGAACCGGTTGTTGGTTTTGGTGCAGCCACTTTTGTAAGGTTGTTAAACAGCGCTACCTGTTTGGGGGCGTCAAGCACCGCCACCCTGTCTTTCATTTTTTCACAATGCGTTAAAACAGCATCATAGGATGCAGGGTCCGTGTATCCGGGCGCAGCAACAATGGCAATTTCGTCAATTTCTTCAAAAAGGTCAAGGCCCTCACGTCCGGCCGCGCTGCTTCCGGAAAGAGTTCCGTCTTTCCCGACATTAACTATATAACAAAGGCCGCTGCAGTTTTGAAAAAAACCGAACACTGCCTGGGAAAGCCCAGTGCTCTGATCACCATCCGAAACAAATTCTTTTACAAACTGAAGCCAGTTTGTTACAGGGACAAGCTCATTTACATGTGCGCTATCATTTGGCGCCGTTCCAATAAAACCTACGGTACTTGTACCAACTGCCTCAATCGGCCTTGGGCCTGATGCTGTTTCTTCAACATAGATGCCCGGGGTCTGGTAGCTTAAAGCCATAGTAGTCTCCTTTTTTTGCTTATGCTGCACGTTGTACAATCGACATCAGCCATGTCTCGTTGTGGGTTAAGTCTGGATGTTGATGGACCAGGCCAGCCCATGGTTGTTATTTCATAATGTTACCTTTCAGAACATGTGGTTTTTGGACCAGTACGGGAGATTTTCTCTCTTTTTCACAGTTCAGAGGTATCTTTATTAACAGGGACGGTTTGGGCGTAAGGTTCAGTGCCTGCCATTCTGAAGGTAAAAGACCTTTTTGATCAACTTCAATCTCTTCATGACCAAGGGCTGCCACTGTCAGTGTTGTTACGGTATTGTTTATAAGGTGAATATCATCTGAAATAGCGGTGATAAGATATGTCAGAATTAGCTGTACTGTATTATTAACAGGCCTTGCCCCTGTTGTAACGGAGCTTGCTATCTCTTTAAGGTAGATAGAAACAACAGCCTTGTCACCCTGCTTTTCTGGGGCAAGCTCCGGGGTTACCTGGGTAATACCTGTTGTTTCAGTAATCCACGTTTCAAGCATGTTGTATATCTGTTCAGTATTTATCATTACTTTGTCCGGTTATGTAAGCTAAGAAAAATAAACGCTTATATGGTGCTGTAGCGTTTCCGTAAGTTGGTGCTAAACAGGTAAGGCCCATTTTAAGAAAACTTTATGGTCAGGATTAAACTTTTTGCGAATGAGTCAGTCATATTTGTTGAAAAATTACTGAACATAAATTGAACATTTTTAATGTTATCCATAAAAAATAGTGCCTGTCAAGTAAAGAATCGTGTTGTTTTATATGTAACTCGGAGTCGATATTTTCATCATACTATACAAAGCATTTGAGTGCGTAAAAAGTGAGCCTATGCTTTCATCCCATTGCCCTGCATCAGTGCGGTAACTGTAATTTAGGGGCCGCTAATTGGATATTGAAATTCACACGTTTATCCTGCACAATGCCCCCCATGATTTCCACAGACTACATTGAGGTGGCTGTTACCCTGCCTGTGAACCAGACTTTTGTTTACGGGATTCCCGATGCGTTCCGGGCTGGTGCCTGTCCCGGTATGCGGGTGCTGGTGCCCTTTGGACGGCGCAGGGTCACCGGTTATATCCTGGAGGAGAAAAAGGAAAGCGGGCCATATAAGACTAAAGATGTGCTGGATCTGCTGGATGATCACCCTCTGTTTCCCGAATCCGATATTGCTTTTTTTAAATGGGTGGCAGGCTATTATATCTATCCTTTAGGAGACACCATTAAAGCGGCACTGCCCGCCGGTCTGGATTGCATGGATGTCTCCTGTGCCTTTGTCACGGTTAAGGGCGCACAAGCCCTTGAAGCCGCGGGCTTGCCCCATGATGAGGCCCGGGTTCTGGATTTGGCCGCTGCAAAGGACGGGGTCTCTTTAAAATCCCTTGCCCGCCGGGACCCTTCCGGGGCAGCTGCTTTGCGTCGGCTTGAAAAAAAAGACCTGGTGCGGATTTCCGCCGTGCTTCAAAAGGAAACTGCCGGGATTAAAATGGAAAAATTTATTTCCCTGCCCGGGCAAACGCCAACCCAGAAGATTCGGATGTCAGCCAAACGTCAAAAGATTCTTTCCATTGTCCGGGAGGCAGGGGAGATTTCTTTGACCAGTCTTAAGCGGCATGTGCCCACGGCACCAAATTTGATTAAACCCCTGGCCCAGGCCGGGTGGCTGAACGTGGTTAGCCGCCGGGTATTCAGAGACCCTTTAGGGGAGCCGGTAACACCGGACACCCCGCCTGAACTTACCGATGAACAGGCAGCAGTTGTAAAAGAGATCCAAGGGCGTGCAGACGTGTTTTCCCCCTGTCTACTGGTGGGCGTGACCGGATCCGGCAAAACCGAAGTGTATATGCGCCTGGTGGCGGATGCCGTGGAGAAGGGCAGAGGAGCTATTGTTCTGGTGCCGGAAATTGCCCTGATTTCCCAGACCGAGCGGCGTTTTAGAGCAAGGTTTGGTGAGAAAATTGCGGTAATCCACTCCATGCTTTCCCAGGGAGAGCGCCTGGATCAGTGGCGAAAAATAAGCCTTGGCAAGGTCAATATCGTCATTGGTGCCCGATCTGCGATTTTTGCGCCGATCCGGGACATCGGCATTATTATTGTGGATGAGGAACATGACTATTCATATAAACAGGAATCTGGTCTGCGCTATAATGCCCGGGATCTTGCCGTGGTCCGGGCGAAAATGCACAACTGCCCTGTGGTGTTGGGTTCGGCCACGCCTTCGGTGCAGTCCTGCCGGAATGTGGTGTCGGAAAAATTTTTTCAACTGGAATTGACCCGGCGGGTGAACAACCAGACATTGCCTGAAATCACCCTGGTGGATATGAAAAAGTATCAGGGAACCTGGGGGACAGACAGTATCATTACCCCCGAGCTTGGCCGTGCCATCCGTTCCTGCCTTGAAAAGGGAAATCAGGCCTTGATTTTTTTAAACCGCCGGGGGTTTTCAACTTTTCCCGTATGTGCCTCCTGCGGCAAGACCCTGGGCTGCCCCCATTGTGATGTGACCATGACCTTTCACAAGGGCGAGGATCATTATAAGTGCCATTTGTGCGGTCACATTTTAACATCTGACATTCAATGTCCTGACTGTGGCACCGGTAAAATCAGGAATTTGGGGTTTGGCACGGAGAAAATTGAATCCATGCTGAAATCCATGTTTCCCGATGCCCGGGTGGCCCGGATGGACCAGGATTCCACGGCCAGAAAGGGCAGCACCCTGGCGATTTTGCGTCAGATTCGCAACCGTACCGTGGATATTATTGTGGGCACCCAGATGTTGGCCAAGGGGCACGATTTTCCGGCCATTACCCTGGTGGGCGTAATTTGTGCGGATTTAAGCTTAAGTCTGCCCGATTTCAGGGCAAGTGAACGCACGTTTCAGTTGCTGGCCCAGGTGGCGGGCCGGGCCGGCCGGGGAGAGGAACCTGGCCGGGTAATCATGCAGACCTTTAACCCGGATCATTTCACCATTAAAGCCGCCCGCAATCAGGATTACCTTGAATTTTTCAATCAAGAAACCCCCTTTAGAAAGGCGTTGATGTATCCGCCGTTTTCCCGGATGATCCAGCTCAAGATTTCAGGAAAAAATGCAGATAAGACAAGGGAACATGCCCGGCTTGTCGCAGATCTCCTTGAACGGTTTAATACCCGGGAACCCCAAGCCCAGATTCTAGGACCCATTGAAGCGGCCATCCAGAAAATTTCGTCCCGGTACAGATGGCAAATTCTTATTAAATGTGTTTCATCGATTAATATCAGCCGGATGGTGTCTGCCATCGTCCGGGACCCGGCCATCCGGAAAGTGAAATCCGTCTCTGTTGTTGTAGATGTGGATCCTTATTCCCTGCTTTAGGAATAGGTCCGCAATAATTTAATCCGGGAGCGCGGGCGTCTCGCCCGCATGTCCGTAAATATTGTAAAGATGCAGGCGGGACGCCCGCGCTCCCGGGTATAGCAAAATGGGCAAGTTTAGGATGGTGGCCCTGTACTCCGATGAATGTCAAGTTTTCGCATGCGCGAGGCAAAGGTTGAGCGATTGATGCCCGACGCCTTTGCCGCCCAAGTGATATTCCAGTTAAATTTTTCCATGAGTGCCTTGACATAGGCCTTTTCAAGATCCGGCCAGGTCATGGCCGAAATATCCAACAGGTGTTGGGCCTCATTTGTTTGGAGATCTAAATCCATTGGATGTATGTTTTTTGTGCTCTCATTTGGATTGGCTTTAAGGATATGTTCGGGTAAATCCCCCGGTCTTATCACCTCGTCTTGGGCTGTAACCATTAAATACCGGATAAGATTTTCCAGTTCCCGGATATTCCCCGGCCATGCATACGCGACCAGATGGTGTATGACTTCAGGGGATATTTTTTTTTCGGAAATTTTTGCCTTTTTGCTTTCGGTGCTTAGAAAATACCGGGCCAGCAACGGAATATCTTCCTTTCGTTCCCGCAATGGCGGCAGGTGAATCGGCAGTATGGACAAGCGGTAATAGCAAGGTCCTGCCTGAATTGGTTCTCCCGGATCATTCCAACAAGGTCCTTATTTGTGGCTGCAATGATTCTGACATTAATAAATTGGACCCGGCTGGACCCCAATGGTTTGATCTCATTTTTCTGCAGCACCCGCAAAAGCCCGGCCTGGGTGCCCATGGGCATATCCCCGATTTCATCCAGGAACACTGTACCGCCGTCAGCAGCTTCAAACAATCCGGCCCGGTCCCGGGCTGCACCGGTAAATGCGCCTTTTTTATATCCGAACAATTCGCTTTCCAGAAGGGTTTCAGGAATGGCAGAGCAGTTCTGGGCCAGGAAGGGATAATCCACTCTGGCGCTGTCCCTGTGCAGGCGTTCTGCCACAAGTTCCTTGCCGGTGCCGCTTTCGCCTGTTATCAGCACATTGAAGTCGGTGTCTGCATAGCTTTTGACAAGCTCCATGCTTGTGTGGAAAGCTTTGCTCTGGCCGATAATGGTATTTTCCTTTTCAATTCTGGACAGGGTCGATGAAAGCCTGCGATTTTTTTTCTGTTCCCTGGCATAACTTAGGGCGTTGCCCAGGGCTATGGAACAGATTTCAACCAGGTTTTGAACATGGGAAAGGTATGAAGAATCCAGATTGAGATGAATGCCGTCAGGGTGGGTGTCAATGATCTGTACCGCCCCAAAGACCTGTCCGTCTACCAGTAAGGGAAAACACAGGATCTGGCTGCTCTTTATGGCGAAATGCGCTTCCACCTCGCGGTTGTGACGGTGGTCGGAGCCTGCTTTGGCGATGGTCATCTTACCGTTTTCAATTACCCAGCCCACAATGGAGGGTGAGTCTGCATCCAGGGTAATCCCCACAATATTTTCGCTGTCAGTACCGGCGGCCTCAACACAGACATAGGTCCTGCCCCGTTTGATCCAGATTGATCCACGCCTGACATTCTGGATTTTCAGCAGGGCATTAAGAAATTTTTTTTGAAGAATGTTCGGGTCCAGTTCCTTGAACAGGTCATACTTCTCCTGGGATGATTTATTTTTTGTATTGTCCATAAAAACAGTATCCTGTTATTAATTAATGGTGCCGATATTCAGGCGGATCGTTGACCCGCAGAGAACGACAAGACTAGCAGACGGTACTTGTTTGGACACAAAACTCCCGCTCATCTGTAAATTCACAATACCATTGAACCTGTATTGTTTCAATCGCGCCAACGCCGCCCCTTGATCCTTGTGGTAAAAACTCTGGGAATGGGACACGATGCTTGAACTACGGATGCAGGAATTTTATAAAAGAGGAGTTGTTTCACCTCCCCAGGGCTCATGTTTAAACATGAGCCCTGGGTTGCAACGAAAAATGGGGATAGAAATGATTGTAAAATAAGTCTTATGCAATTTTATCAGGCTTGCACAACCGTTTGGGTTTATTTGATAATCGTTTGCATTTTTGGCATGAATACATCAATTCTTTCATTACAGGTTTACAAACCATCTTGGCTTCGGTTGATGATGCACCACAATTTTTACAGACAAATGCTCTCGATGCATCAGATGATTTTCGCAAATGCTCTTTTTTCTTTTTACACGCCTTACAGGCCTTAAGTTTTTTTCCCATGCCGCATCCCTCCTTTATAAGTGAAATGCTTGATTAATAACCTAAAAATAATACGGATTTCTTAAAGGTCAATTCATATCTGAATTGGTCACCCGGTGGGTGACCAATTGGGTCAAGCCGGTCCGGACAGCCCTGGTAAAGGGCCCTGAAATATTATCACTCGATGATCAAGTTTTTGTTAATTTGCCCAACTTCGGCGTTGGAAAAAATTTTTAATCCTCAAAATATGTTGTATATTCCTCCGGTTAAAAATTGTTTCCGCCTTGAATTTGAACAAATTCCCTAAAAACTTGATGATCGAGTATCAACATTGTGATTTTTTATTCATTCCCTGGAAAATATCCAGTTTTCTGATGTTGAAAGCTCCGGGTTGAATGCATATCCATTGCAGGTAAACTCTTTCAATGATTCTGGTTTAATGATCTTTTCCCGGATGATGAAATCAGCCAAAAGTCCCCGGGCCCTTTTGGCATGTATGGCAATAACCTTAAAACCGGTTTCTTTTTTTTCTTTGAACTGGATGGTGATACGCGCTGCGTTCAGGCTTTTGCGTTTAAGTGCCTTAACGTATTCATTAGACGCCAGGTTGACAAGGACAGGAGCGCCGTCTGATTCTTCCAGCTCAGTGTTGAGTCTTTGGGTAATCCGGTCTGTCCAGAATTCATATAAATTTTTCCCCCAGGGGCCTGAAAGCCGGGTGGCGATTTCCAGGCGGTGGGGTTCAATGAGGTCCAGGGGGCGTAGAAGGCCGTAAAGACCGGATAATATCCGTATATGCTTCTGGGCAAAATTAAAATCCTGATCTTCGTAACGGTCAACGTCCAGTTCCTGAAACGCATCTCCTTTGTATACCAGAAGCGCCTGGCGGGCAACGTCATTCACCGTGCTTCCGGAAAAGGCCTGGAACCTTTTGTGGGTCAAAGCTGCCAGCCTGGGGCTGATTTTCATTAATTCTTCCAGGTCTGCCGGCGATAGTTCTTTCAGCCGGGATGAAAGCTCCCGGGCTTCGGAGATGAAATGGGGATGGGTTTGAAGAACGCAGGATCTGCAATTAAGATCCATGGTCTTAGACGGGGACATAATGCTGAGCATGATTGTTTATCCTTTGACTCGATGATCAAGTTTGAGCTTTACCTGAAACGTTAATATTTTTTAAATCATTCATAATTTTTTCATTGACTTGAATATCTTTCGATAATATAGAAGCGGTAAATTTTTGGATAATAGTTGATACGGATGCTGATGCTCTCATATTGAAACTGATTTTGCTTCTCTATATTATCCGGCCCGCCTGTCTGTCCCCCAAGGGATTGACAGGCGGACTTTTTTTTACTCGATGATCCGGTTTTAGAGCCTGTTAAAGCGCACTTTGCCGTCTACCATCACCCAGAAGACATCCGAAGCCCTTGCGGCGTACACCAGACCTGAGTAGGGGTCATGCATGGGCGTCATGTGAAGACCGGTTGTGTCCACCACAATGATGTCCGCAGCCTTTCCCGGGCCTATGGAGCCCGTGACATCACCCAGCCCCAGGGCTTTTGCCCCGTCAATGGTGGCCATTTTCAGGCAGGTTCGGGCATCCATGACGCAGGGGTCCAGGCGCACCGCCTTATGCAGTTTGGCCGCCGTGTCCATTTCAGAAAACATATCCTGGTCATTGTTGGACGCGCATCCGTCCGTGCCAAGGCCCACGGTCAGACCGGCTGCCACCATGTCGGGCACCGGTGCCACCCCGGATGCCAGTTTCATATTGGATTCCGGGCAATGGATTACCCCGCATCCACGTTTGGCAATAATTCCAATGTCGTTTTCATCCAGCCATACGCAGTGGATTAAAAGGGTTTCCGGGTCAAGGATGCCCAGGCTGTCCAGATAGGCGATCACGGACAGGCCTGTATTTTCTTTGATCATACCCGGCTCGGCCCGGGTTTCTGCCGTATGGATCTGGAACAGGACCCCCTTGTCCCGGGCAAGGTTTTTTCCCGCCACAAGGGTCTGTTTTGAACACGTGTAGGGTGAATGACAGAAAATAGATGGGGATATTCTTGGAGACAGGTTGCCGGTTTTTTCGATAAAGTCTTTGGCATGACCAATATTGTTGGACGGATCAGGGACACCCGGGGCGGGGAAGTCAATCACACCCTGGCCGGCCACGGCCCGGATACCGCTGTCTGCCATGGCCTTTGCCGCATGGCTTTCCAGGAAATAGCCGTCGCAGCATGTGGTGATGCCGCCGGCCAGCATCTCCCGGCAGGAGTGGGCCGTCCATTGCGCCACGGATTCCGGGTTTATGTTCCGTGCCTCGGCAGGGAAAATATGTTCATTGAGCCATACATCCAGGGGCAGGTCATCGGCCAGCCCCCGGAACATGGACATGGGGGTATGGGTGTGCCCGTTCACAAGTCCGGGCATAATAATTCCGCCGCAGGCGTCAATCTGTATTGCACCGTTTTGGGCCAGATCTCTTACCTGTCCGGGGACTGCGGGCCCGCAATCCGCAATTTTGCCCTGTTTAATATGGACGAACCCGTTTTCAATCACGGGGAGGCCATCTTCCATGGTTAAAAGGATGCCGTTATGTATAAAAAAGTCGTTTTTCATGATGTTTATCTGTTGTTTTTATTGTAATTCAATGGGTTACGAAGATCCTGCAGCCCGCCGTATTCAACACAGGCCGATTTATTTCATATTATCTTATTATCTTCATAATTTCTTCATAGTTTTTGTTTTAGACTCTAATTAAAAAAATGCGAAAAATTTATGGACATATGAAATAACTATACATTAATGGATTAGGATTAAATTTTAAAATGCTTTTGAATATTGAAAAATACAGAATTTTGATCTCCCGAATAGTGGCTGTTTTTGTTTTATTTTTTATTCTTACCACTAAAAGCCAGTGGGAAATAAACAATGAAATGTTCAGTTTTGTTTTGTTATTTATCGGCATCGTCCTGGTTGGCATCGCTTCATTGGGCCGCATGTGGTGTTCACTTTATATAGCCGGATACAAGGATAAACAATTGATTACCAAAGGGCCCTATTCTATATGTAGAAACCCGCTCTACTTTTTCAGTATGGTCGGTGTCTTAGGGATTGGTTTCTGCACCGAAACACTGATTTTTCCCACGCTCTTTATTCTTTTATTTTCATGCTATTATCCTTTTGTAATAAAAAGTGAAGAAAATAGACTTCGAGCGCTTTTCGGCGATGTGTTTGAAAAATATACCCGCAATGTCCCCGCATTTTTTCCGGACATTTCAATAT comes from uncultured Desulfobacter sp. and encodes:
- a CDS encoding phage baseplate assembly protein V, with translation MKILTTLPDIDIEINGAPLFPGIVKKITGITVIQKLCVPSVCEIEFSDNEGPVVASDSLVPGSEFAVTIRGEAEPLFKGIFTAIEYYYGPQGVITTSIRGYDPLIALCKTQHTTTYTQVTASDIFKEMCDIPVVEKSALTEWERVVQFNESDIDFVTRICRDSGCFFFYHQNSINVFDLCVSDPDFNLTAGQNLHECRFEVNSSRSLKSVYTNGWNPFLAELNGSKITESVTGAYIDFQLSKNAEHLATEKQLVDMPVCNTREAESLSRAALDISKAGEISFSGTADGTPQLVPGITVRVDNVAAEFKGDYKLTEVTHILNSQYGYISKFTTMPPENRPDKPEAVTTFGTVTDINDPEKIGRIKVTLDAYNETETDWLNVVLPSSGKEKGLVMLPCVGDRVLVLFMNGNPGRGLVLGGVSTDPDSSHGWGIDSGRVNNFSFISPSGQKIVLNDTEQTIALENKPGSSITLGPERLEINSKTDVIIEAKGKTITIKGANIDFTKG
- a CDS encoding phage tail protein, giving the protein MPANDKNDKTMAVQDPYRSYNFKLLIGDMTEGHFMECSGMGVKIESISYREAGNNQVVRKIPGPVEYGDIELKYGLTDSRVLWDWFMSGVNGNIERKNVSIQLLDSAGSLPVMQWDLINAWASEWTGAELDAMGKEIAIESVTLVYEALQRAGQSGGNGDKK
- a CDS encoding phage tail sheath subtilisin-like domain-containing protein; its protein translation is MALSYQTPGIYVEETASGPRPIEAVGTSTVGFIGTAPNDSAHVNELVPVTNWLQFVKEFVSDGDQSTGLSQAVFGFFQNCSGLCYIVNVGKDGTLSGSSAAGREGLDLFEEIDEIAIVAAPGYTDPASYDAVLTHCEKMKDRVAVLDAPKQVALFNNLTKVAAPKPTTGSSDGSDDSPAAPAPKEKGLRARTSDSGFGAFYFPWLVVKDPLSPKKMVTVPPSGHIAGIYARVDSTRGVHKAPANEPIRGALDLAYRVTREEQGELNINGVNCIRFFPGQGIRVWGARTLAESSSEWKYINVRRLFNMIEESIARSTQWVVFEPNDATLWNSIKRDVSAFLTMLWRQGALKGTTPEEAFFVKCDGETNPSDMINAGMVVTVIGIAPVKPAEFVIFKIGQSEGGIETSEEE
- the priA gene encoding primosomal protein N' — its product is MISTDYIEVAVTLPVNQTFVYGIPDAFRAGACPGMRVLVPFGRRRVTGYILEEKKESGPYKTKDVLDLLDDHPLFPESDIAFFKWVAGYYIYPLGDTIKAALPAGLDCMDVSCAFVTVKGAQALEAAGLPHDEARVLDLAAAKDGVSLKSLARRDPSGAAALRRLEKKDLVRISAVLQKETAGIKMEKFISLPGQTPTQKIRMSAKRQKILSIVREAGEISLTSLKRHVPTAPNLIKPLAQAGWLNVVSRRVFRDPLGEPVTPDTPPELTDEQAAVVKEIQGRADVFSPCLLVGVTGSGKTEVYMRLVADAVEKGRGAIVLVPEIALISQTERRFRARFGEKIAVIHSMLSQGERLDQWRKISLGKVNIVIGARSAIFAPIRDIGIIIVDEEHDYSYKQESGLRYNARDLAVVRAKMHNCPVVLGSATPSVQSCRNVVSEKFFQLELTRRVNNQTLPEITLVDMKKYQGTWGTDSIITPELGRAIRSCLEKGNQALIFLNRRGFSTFPVCASCGKTLGCPHCDVTMTFHKGEDHYKCHLCGHILTSDIQCPDCGTGKIRNLGFGTEKIESMLKSMFPDARVARMDQDSTARKGSTLAILRQIRNRTVDIIVGTQMLAKGHDFPAITLVGVICADLSLSLPDFRASERTFQLLAQVAGRAGRGEEPGRVIMQTFNPDHFTIKAARNQDYLEFFNQETPFRKALMYPPFSRMIQLKISGKNADKTREHARLVADLLERFNTREPQAQILGPIEAAIQKISSRYRWQILIKCVSSINISRMVSAIVRDPAIRKVKSVSVVVDVDPYSLL
- a CDS encoding helix-turn-helix domain-containing protein, translated to MRERKEDIPLLARYFLSTESKKAKISEKKISPEVIHHLVAYAWPGNIRELENLIRYLMVTAQDEVIRPGDLPEHILKANPNESTKNIHPMDLDLQTNEAQHLLDISAMTWPDLEKAYVKALMEKFNWNITWAAKASGINRSTFASRMRKLDIHRSTGPPS